One stretch of Armigeres subalbatus isolate Guangzhou_Male chromosome 2, GZ_Asu_2, whole genome shotgun sequence DNA includes these proteins:
- the LOC134213261 gene encoding anoctamin-10 isoform X1, with product MEDIKELLNEIFENSIASSRQPELHDNTARFEAPCPKKVRVRHKRPMSRAWHMMSRSCKLNKLIPNMHFANDDEEEFNEEIGNTRKPTIPSIRQRNSQIHAFENMDHIEEEGKLNEFRSALKSGSKKGVTFGDGVRKRGALTRSPDLSSSNSEDFERFGESFMVVEFHENTPTEAIQWIIDKIRGRKVDGGAELMVRKEPLTKETQSLIIHVSATQMKFLEIADDMGFMKRTKTGIIRNFNVACLDDFFYDENMTLEDILTPADRQSIVKHALENIRASENEHQIPGTKTQLYHGQSVIQAAQRYELITSFYSLHQKPKLRRLRHVWIKPTKRQPIDEIRDYFGESVGMYFSFLGFYTYALIVPTVLGLLQMLLSEETETVPFFCAFYVVWIKIFLELWKRKSSAHAYRWGTITMTNLDEPRVGYYGKLGRDPITGKVTPQYPKWKTYVQMYCVTAPIILFCTSIAGFVTIFQFYVESYLAEHFGIDSYIMYVPSIVNAIYIAISTIAYDRLATYLTDRENHRTQSQYERHRVNKLIVLEFVNNFLCLFYIAFILQDMKMLKTQLMMQLIVLQFVQNILENLLPYLKKKVALISNKLFVKSNHERLQQAYEEYDQMGIQSLEDDDHRMLRHKKESVMDEYNTYDDYLELYIQFGYVVLFSSVAPMTAFWAILNNVIEIRLDAYKLCSFFKRPFARRTKNIGAWQLAFETLAIISIMTNCGILYLSPQMRELATNMSAEAYAITFLVIEHVLLGLTWFINKAIPDTPLWVRVALAKADYESRQALKRENAQRSRNLLFRRFRSVFDSHSMLT from the exons AACTTTTGAACGAAATCTTTGAAAACTCGATCGCTTCTTCGAGACAACCCGAATTGCATGATAATACCGCGAGATTTGAGGCGCCATGTCCCAAAAAGGTTCGGGTTCGTCACAAGAGGCCGATGTCCCGCGCCTGGCATATGATGAGCAGATCTTGCAAGTTGA ACAAACTGATCCCCAATATGCACTTCGCCAATGACGACGAAGAGGAGTTCAACGAAGAAATCGGCAACACTCGGAAGCCTACGATCCCTTCCATCCGGCAGCGAAACTCACAGATCCATGCCTTCGAGAATATGGATCACATTGAGGAGGAGGGCAAGCTGAACGAATTCCGTTCAGCGCTGAAATCTGGCAGCAAGAAGGGTGTGACGTTTGGGGATGGTGTCAGGAAAAGGGGAGCACTTACACGTTCTCCGGATTTGAGCAGTAGCAATAGCGAGGACTTTGAACGGTTCGGCGAGTCATTTATGGTGGTAGAGTTCCACGAAAACACACCTACGGAGGCAATCCAATGGATCATCGATAAGATTCGGGGGAGAAAGGTCGACGGCGGTGCAGAACTGATGGTGCGAAAAGAACCGCTTACCAA AGAAACTCAATCTCTAATTATACATGTCTCAGCAACACAGATGAAGTTTCTGGAGATTGCAGATGATATGGGATTCATGAAACGCACTAAGACTGGGATCATTAGAAATTTCAACGTTGCTTGTTTAGACGATTTTTTCTATGATG AAAATATGACCCTGGAAGATATCCTCACTCCGGCGGATCGTCAAAGTATTGTAAAACATGCTCTGGAAAATATTCGTGCCTCGGAAAATGAGCATCAAATCCCGGGTACAAAAACTCAACTCTACCATGGACAGTCGGTCATCCAAGCTGCCCAGAGATATGAACTCATCACAAGTTTCTACTCGCTGCACCAGAAACCAAAGCTACGTAGACTACGGCACGTTTGGATCAAGCCAACCAAGCGACAACCGATCGATGAAATTCGGGACTACTTTGGGGAAAGTGTTGGAATGTACTTCAGCTTCTTAGGGTTCTATACATACGCCTTGATCGTGCCAACGGTGTTGGGATTGTTGCAGATGCTCCTCTCGGAGGAAACGGAAACAGTTCCATTCTTCTGTGCATTCTACGTTGTATGGATAAAGATCTTTCTGGAGTTATGGAAGCGCAAGAGTTCGGCCCACGCGTACCGCTGGGGAACAATCACGATgactaatttggatgaaccCCGAGTCGGTTACTATGGGAAGCTGGGTAGGGATCCGATAACGGGAAAGGTCACTCCGCAGTACCCCAAGTGGAAGACTTATGTTCAGATGTATTGCGTCACAGCACCGATAATTCTTTTCTGCACCTCGATCGCTGGGTTTGTTACAATTTTTCAGTTCTACGTGGAGAGCTATCTGGCGGAGCACTTTGGAATCGATTCCTACATCATGTATGTGCCATCGATCGTGAATGCGATTTACATTGCCATTTCTACGATTGCGTACGACCGTTTGGCCACCTATCTAACGGATAGGGAAAATCATCGAACTCAGAGCCAGTACGAACGGCATCgcgttaataagttgattgtgCTGGAATTCGTGAACAATTTCTTGTGTTTGTTCTACATTGCATTCATTCTACAG GATATGAAAATGCTCAAAACTCAACTTATGATGCAGTTGATCGTACTGCAATTCGTGCAAAACATTCTGGAAAACCTGCTTCCGTACCTAAAGAAGAAGGTGGCGCTAATCTCAAACAAACTATTCGTCAAATCAAACCACGAAAGATTACAACAAGCCTACGAAGAGTACGACCAGATGGGCATCCAATCCCTGGAGGATGATGATCATCGGATGCTGCGACACAAGAAGGAAAGCGTAATGGACGAATACAACACGTATGATGACTATCTGGAGCTGTATATTCAGTTCGGTTACGTGGTACTGTTTTCGTCCGTTGCTCCGATGACGGCATTCTGGGCCATACTGAATAACGTTATTGAGATCCGGCTGGACGCGTACAAGTTGTGTTCGTTCTTTAAACGGCCATTCGCCAGAAGAACGAAAAATATTGGAGCGTGGCAGCTGGCTTTCGAAACGCTGGCTATCATTTCGATAATGACCAACTGCGGAATTCTGTATCTGTCGCCGCAGATGAG GGAACTGGCCACCAACATGAGCGCGGAGGCGTACGCCATCACCTTCCTAGTCATCGAACATGTCCTGCTTGGCTTGACGTGGTTCATCAACAAGGCTATACCGGATACCCCCTTATGGGTGCGCGTCGCTCTAGCCAAGGCGGACTACGAATCTCGACAGGCTCTGAAGCGTGAG AATGCGCAACGTTCTCGGAATCTTTTGTTTCGACGTTTCCGGAGTGTTTTCGATTCGCACTCAATGCTGACATAA
- the LOC134213261 gene encoding anoctamin-10 isoform X5 encodes MHFANDDEEEFNEEIGNTRKPTIPSIRQRNSQIHAFENMDHIEEEGKLNEFRSALKSGSKKGVTFGDGVRKRGALTRSPDLSSSNSEDFERFGESFMVVEFHENTPTEAIQWIIDKIRGRKVDGGAELMVRKEPLTKETQSLIIHVSATQMKFLEIADDMGFMKRTKTGIIRNFNVACLDDFFYDENMTLEDILTPADRQSIVKHALENIRASENEHQIPGTKTQLYHGQSVIQAAQRYELITSFYSLHQKPKLRRLRHVWIKPTKRQPIDEIRDYFGESVGMYFSFLGFYTYALIVPTVLGLLQMLLSEETETVPFFCAFYVVWIKIFLELWKRKSSAHAYRWGTITMTNLDEPRVGYYGKLGRDPITGKVTPQYPKWKTYVQMYCVTAPIILFCTSIAGFVTIFQFYVESYLAEHFGIDSYIMYVPSIVNAIYIAISTIAYDRLATYLTDRENHRTQSQYERHRVNKLIVLEFVNNFLCLFYIAFILQDMKMLKTQLMMQLIVLQFVQNILENLLPYLKKKVALISNKLFVKSNHERLQQAYEEYDQMGIQSLEDDDHRMLRHKKESVMDEYNTYDDYLELYIQFGYVVLFSSVAPMTAFWAILNNVIEIRLDAYKLCSFFKRPFARRTKNIGAWQLAFETLAIISIMTNCGILYLSPQMRELATNMSAEAYAITFLVIEHVLLGLTWFINKAIPDTPLWVRVALAKADYESRQALKRENAQRSRNLLFRRFRSVFDSHSMLT; translated from the exons ATGCACTTCGCCAATGACGACGAAGAGGAGTTCAACGAAGAAATCGGCAACACTCGGAAGCCTACGATCCCTTCCATCCGGCAGCGAAACTCACAGATCCATGCCTTCGAGAATATGGATCACATTGAGGAGGAGGGCAAGCTGAACGAATTCCGTTCAGCGCTGAAATCTGGCAGCAAGAAGGGTGTGACGTTTGGGGATGGTGTCAGGAAAAGGGGAGCACTTACACGTTCTCCGGATTTGAGCAGTAGCAATAGCGAGGACTTTGAACGGTTCGGCGAGTCATTTATGGTGGTAGAGTTCCACGAAAACACACCTACGGAGGCAATCCAATGGATCATCGATAAGATTCGGGGGAGAAAGGTCGACGGCGGTGCAGAACTGATGGTGCGAAAAGAACCGCTTACCAA AGAAACTCAATCTCTAATTATACATGTCTCAGCAACACAGATGAAGTTTCTGGAGATTGCAGATGATATGGGATTCATGAAACGCACTAAGACTGGGATCATTAGAAATTTCAACGTTGCTTGTTTAGACGATTTTTTCTATGATG AAAATATGACCCTGGAAGATATCCTCACTCCGGCGGATCGTCAAAGTATTGTAAAACATGCTCTGGAAAATATTCGTGCCTCGGAAAATGAGCATCAAATCCCGGGTACAAAAACTCAACTCTACCATGGACAGTCGGTCATCCAAGCTGCCCAGAGATATGAACTCATCACAAGTTTCTACTCGCTGCACCAGAAACCAAAGCTACGTAGACTACGGCACGTTTGGATCAAGCCAACCAAGCGACAACCGATCGATGAAATTCGGGACTACTTTGGGGAAAGTGTTGGAATGTACTTCAGCTTCTTAGGGTTCTATACATACGCCTTGATCGTGCCAACGGTGTTGGGATTGTTGCAGATGCTCCTCTCGGAGGAAACGGAAACAGTTCCATTCTTCTGTGCATTCTACGTTGTATGGATAAAGATCTTTCTGGAGTTATGGAAGCGCAAGAGTTCGGCCCACGCGTACCGCTGGGGAACAATCACGATgactaatttggatgaaccCCGAGTCGGTTACTATGGGAAGCTGGGTAGGGATCCGATAACGGGAAAGGTCACTCCGCAGTACCCCAAGTGGAAGACTTATGTTCAGATGTATTGCGTCACAGCACCGATAATTCTTTTCTGCACCTCGATCGCTGGGTTTGTTACAATTTTTCAGTTCTACGTGGAGAGCTATCTGGCGGAGCACTTTGGAATCGATTCCTACATCATGTATGTGCCATCGATCGTGAATGCGATTTACATTGCCATTTCTACGATTGCGTACGACCGTTTGGCCACCTATCTAACGGATAGGGAAAATCATCGAACTCAGAGCCAGTACGAACGGCATCgcgttaataagttgattgtgCTGGAATTCGTGAACAATTTCTTGTGTTTGTTCTACATTGCATTCATTCTACAG GATATGAAAATGCTCAAAACTCAACTTATGATGCAGTTGATCGTACTGCAATTCGTGCAAAACATTCTGGAAAACCTGCTTCCGTACCTAAAGAAGAAGGTGGCGCTAATCTCAAACAAACTATTCGTCAAATCAAACCACGAAAGATTACAACAAGCCTACGAAGAGTACGACCAGATGGGCATCCAATCCCTGGAGGATGATGATCATCGGATGCTGCGACACAAGAAGGAAAGCGTAATGGACGAATACAACACGTATGATGACTATCTGGAGCTGTATATTCAGTTCGGTTACGTGGTACTGTTTTCGTCCGTTGCTCCGATGACGGCATTCTGGGCCATACTGAATAACGTTATTGAGATCCGGCTGGACGCGTACAAGTTGTGTTCGTTCTTTAAACGGCCATTCGCCAGAAGAACGAAAAATATTGGAGCGTGGCAGCTGGCTTTCGAAACGCTGGCTATCATTTCGATAATGACCAACTGCGGAATTCTGTATCTGTCGCCGCAGATGAG GGAACTGGCCACCAACATGAGCGCGGAGGCGTACGCCATCACCTTCCTAGTCATCGAACATGTCCTGCTTGGCTTGACGTGGTTCATCAACAAGGCTATACCGGATACCCCCTTATGGGTGCGCGTCGCTCTAGCCAAGGCGGACTACGAATCTCGACAGGCTCTGAAGCGTGAG AATGCGCAACGTTCTCGGAATCTTTTGTTTCGACGTTTCCGGAGTGTTTTCGATTCGCACTCAATGCTGACATAA
- the LOC134213261 gene encoding anoctamin-10 isoform X4 yields the protein MEDIKDKLIPNMHFANDDEEEFNEEIGNTRKPTIPSIRQRNSQIHAFENMDHIEEEGKLNEFRSALKSGSKKGVTFGDGVRKRGALTRSPDLSSSNSEDFERFGESFMVVEFHENTPTEAIQWIIDKIRGRKVDGGAELMVRKEPLTKETQSLIIHVSATQMKFLEIADDMGFMKRTKTGIIRNFNVACLDDFFYDENMTLEDILTPADRQSIVKHALENIRASENEHQIPGTKTQLYHGQSVIQAAQRYELITSFYSLHQKPKLRRLRHVWIKPTKRQPIDEIRDYFGESVGMYFSFLGFYTYALIVPTVLGLLQMLLSEETETVPFFCAFYVVWIKIFLELWKRKSSAHAYRWGTITMTNLDEPRVGYYGKLGRDPITGKVTPQYPKWKTYVQMYCVTAPIILFCTSIAGFVTIFQFYVESYLAEHFGIDSYIMYVPSIVNAIYIAISTIAYDRLATYLTDRENHRTQSQYERHRVNKLIVLEFVNNFLCLFYIAFILQDMKMLKTQLMMQLIVLQFVQNILENLLPYLKKKVALISNKLFVKSNHERLQQAYEEYDQMGIQSLEDDDHRMLRHKKESVMDEYNTYDDYLELYIQFGYVVLFSSVAPMTAFWAILNNVIEIRLDAYKLCSFFKRPFARRTKNIGAWQLAFETLAIISIMTNCGILYLSPQMRELATNMSAEAYAITFLVIEHVLLGLTWFINKAIPDTPLWVRVALAKADYESRQALKRENAQRSRNLLFRRFRSVFDSHSMLT from the exons ACAAACTGATCCCCAATATGCACTTCGCCAATGACGACGAAGAGGAGTTCAACGAAGAAATCGGCAACACTCGGAAGCCTACGATCCCTTCCATCCGGCAGCGAAACTCACAGATCCATGCCTTCGAGAATATGGATCACATTGAGGAGGAGGGCAAGCTGAACGAATTCCGTTCAGCGCTGAAATCTGGCAGCAAGAAGGGTGTGACGTTTGGGGATGGTGTCAGGAAAAGGGGAGCACTTACACGTTCTCCGGATTTGAGCAGTAGCAATAGCGAGGACTTTGAACGGTTCGGCGAGTCATTTATGGTGGTAGAGTTCCACGAAAACACACCTACGGAGGCAATCCAATGGATCATCGATAAGATTCGGGGGAGAAAGGTCGACGGCGGTGCAGAACTGATGGTGCGAAAAGAACCGCTTACCAA AGAAACTCAATCTCTAATTATACATGTCTCAGCAACACAGATGAAGTTTCTGGAGATTGCAGATGATATGGGATTCATGAAACGCACTAAGACTGGGATCATTAGAAATTTCAACGTTGCTTGTTTAGACGATTTTTTCTATGATG AAAATATGACCCTGGAAGATATCCTCACTCCGGCGGATCGTCAAAGTATTGTAAAACATGCTCTGGAAAATATTCGTGCCTCGGAAAATGAGCATCAAATCCCGGGTACAAAAACTCAACTCTACCATGGACAGTCGGTCATCCAAGCTGCCCAGAGATATGAACTCATCACAAGTTTCTACTCGCTGCACCAGAAACCAAAGCTACGTAGACTACGGCACGTTTGGATCAAGCCAACCAAGCGACAACCGATCGATGAAATTCGGGACTACTTTGGGGAAAGTGTTGGAATGTACTTCAGCTTCTTAGGGTTCTATACATACGCCTTGATCGTGCCAACGGTGTTGGGATTGTTGCAGATGCTCCTCTCGGAGGAAACGGAAACAGTTCCATTCTTCTGTGCATTCTACGTTGTATGGATAAAGATCTTTCTGGAGTTATGGAAGCGCAAGAGTTCGGCCCACGCGTACCGCTGGGGAACAATCACGATgactaatttggatgaaccCCGAGTCGGTTACTATGGGAAGCTGGGTAGGGATCCGATAACGGGAAAGGTCACTCCGCAGTACCCCAAGTGGAAGACTTATGTTCAGATGTATTGCGTCACAGCACCGATAATTCTTTTCTGCACCTCGATCGCTGGGTTTGTTACAATTTTTCAGTTCTACGTGGAGAGCTATCTGGCGGAGCACTTTGGAATCGATTCCTACATCATGTATGTGCCATCGATCGTGAATGCGATTTACATTGCCATTTCTACGATTGCGTACGACCGTTTGGCCACCTATCTAACGGATAGGGAAAATCATCGAACTCAGAGCCAGTACGAACGGCATCgcgttaataagttgattgtgCTGGAATTCGTGAACAATTTCTTGTGTTTGTTCTACATTGCATTCATTCTACAG GATATGAAAATGCTCAAAACTCAACTTATGATGCAGTTGATCGTACTGCAATTCGTGCAAAACATTCTGGAAAACCTGCTTCCGTACCTAAAGAAGAAGGTGGCGCTAATCTCAAACAAACTATTCGTCAAATCAAACCACGAAAGATTACAACAAGCCTACGAAGAGTACGACCAGATGGGCATCCAATCCCTGGAGGATGATGATCATCGGATGCTGCGACACAAGAAGGAAAGCGTAATGGACGAATACAACACGTATGATGACTATCTGGAGCTGTATATTCAGTTCGGTTACGTGGTACTGTTTTCGTCCGTTGCTCCGATGACGGCATTCTGGGCCATACTGAATAACGTTATTGAGATCCGGCTGGACGCGTACAAGTTGTGTTCGTTCTTTAAACGGCCATTCGCCAGAAGAACGAAAAATATTGGAGCGTGGCAGCTGGCTTTCGAAACGCTGGCTATCATTTCGATAATGACCAACTGCGGAATTCTGTATCTGTCGCCGCAGATGAG GGAACTGGCCACCAACATGAGCGCGGAGGCGTACGCCATCACCTTCCTAGTCATCGAACATGTCCTGCTTGGCTTGACGTGGTTCATCAACAAGGCTATACCGGATACCCCCTTATGGGTGCGCGTCGCTCTAGCCAAGGCGGACTACGAATCTCGACAGGCTCTGAAGCGTGAG AATGCGCAACGTTCTCGGAATCTTTTGTTTCGACGTTTCCGGAGTGTTTTCGATTCGCACTCAATGCTGACATAA
- the LOC134213261 gene encoding anoctamin-10 isoform X2 — MEDIKELLNEIFENSIASSRQPELHDNTARFEAPCPKKVRVRHKRPMSRAWHMMSRSCKLNKLIPNMHFANDDEEEFNEEIGNTRKPTIPSIRQRNSQIHAFENMDHIEEEGKLNEFRSALKSGSKKGVTFGDGVRKRGALTRSPDLSSSNSEDFERFGESFMVVEFHENTPTEAIQWIIDKIRGRKVDGGAELMVRKEPLTKETQSLIIHVSATQMKFLEIADDMGFMKRTKTGIIRNFNVACLDDFFYDENMTLEDILTPADRQSIVKHALENIRASENEHQIPGTKTQLYHGQSVIQAAQRYELITSFYSLHQKPKLRRLRHVWIKPTKRQPIDEIRDYFGESVGMYFSFLGFYTYALIVPTVLGLLQMLLSEETETVPFFCAFYVVWIKIFLELWKRKSSAHAYRWGTITMTNLDEPRVGYYGKLGRDPITGKVTPQYPKWKTYVQMYCVTAPIILFCTSIAGFVTIFQFYVESYLAEHFGIDSYIMYVPSIVNAIYIAISTIAYDRLATYLTDRENHRTQSQYERHRVNKLIVLEFVNNFLCLFYIAFILQDMKMLKTQLMMQLIVLQFVQNILENLLPYLKKKVALISNKLFVKSNHERLQQAYEEYDQMGIQSLEDDDHRMLRHKKESVMDEYNTYDDYLELYIQFGYVVLFSSVAPMTAFWAILNNVIEIRLDAYKLCSFFKRPFARRTKNIGAWQLAFETLAIISIMTNCGILYLSPQMRELATNMSAEAYAITFLVIEHVLLGLTWFINKAIPDTPLWVRVALAKADYESRQALKRERTQRCAFECGNDD; from the exons AACTTTTGAACGAAATCTTTGAAAACTCGATCGCTTCTTCGAGACAACCCGAATTGCATGATAATACCGCGAGATTTGAGGCGCCATGTCCCAAAAAGGTTCGGGTTCGTCACAAGAGGCCGATGTCCCGCGCCTGGCATATGATGAGCAGATCTTGCAAGTTGA ACAAACTGATCCCCAATATGCACTTCGCCAATGACGACGAAGAGGAGTTCAACGAAGAAATCGGCAACACTCGGAAGCCTACGATCCCTTCCATCCGGCAGCGAAACTCACAGATCCATGCCTTCGAGAATATGGATCACATTGAGGAGGAGGGCAAGCTGAACGAATTCCGTTCAGCGCTGAAATCTGGCAGCAAGAAGGGTGTGACGTTTGGGGATGGTGTCAGGAAAAGGGGAGCACTTACACGTTCTCCGGATTTGAGCAGTAGCAATAGCGAGGACTTTGAACGGTTCGGCGAGTCATTTATGGTGGTAGAGTTCCACGAAAACACACCTACGGAGGCAATCCAATGGATCATCGATAAGATTCGGGGGAGAAAGGTCGACGGCGGTGCAGAACTGATGGTGCGAAAAGAACCGCTTACCAA AGAAACTCAATCTCTAATTATACATGTCTCAGCAACACAGATGAAGTTTCTGGAGATTGCAGATGATATGGGATTCATGAAACGCACTAAGACTGGGATCATTAGAAATTTCAACGTTGCTTGTTTAGACGATTTTTTCTATGATG AAAATATGACCCTGGAAGATATCCTCACTCCGGCGGATCGTCAAAGTATTGTAAAACATGCTCTGGAAAATATTCGTGCCTCGGAAAATGAGCATCAAATCCCGGGTACAAAAACTCAACTCTACCATGGACAGTCGGTCATCCAAGCTGCCCAGAGATATGAACTCATCACAAGTTTCTACTCGCTGCACCAGAAACCAAAGCTACGTAGACTACGGCACGTTTGGATCAAGCCAACCAAGCGACAACCGATCGATGAAATTCGGGACTACTTTGGGGAAAGTGTTGGAATGTACTTCAGCTTCTTAGGGTTCTATACATACGCCTTGATCGTGCCAACGGTGTTGGGATTGTTGCAGATGCTCCTCTCGGAGGAAACGGAAACAGTTCCATTCTTCTGTGCATTCTACGTTGTATGGATAAAGATCTTTCTGGAGTTATGGAAGCGCAAGAGTTCGGCCCACGCGTACCGCTGGGGAACAATCACGATgactaatttggatgaaccCCGAGTCGGTTACTATGGGAAGCTGGGTAGGGATCCGATAACGGGAAAGGTCACTCCGCAGTACCCCAAGTGGAAGACTTATGTTCAGATGTATTGCGTCACAGCACCGATAATTCTTTTCTGCACCTCGATCGCTGGGTTTGTTACAATTTTTCAGTTCTACGTGGAGAGCTATCTGGCGGAGCACTTTGGAATCGATTCCTACATCATGTATGTGCCATCGATCGTGAATGCGATTTACATTGCCATTTCTACGATTGCGTACGACCGTTTGGCCACCTATCTAACGGATAGGGAAAATCATCGAACTCAGAGCCAGTACGAACGGCATCgcgttaataagttgattgtgCTGGAATTCGTGAACAATTTCTTGTGTTTGTTCTACATTGCATTCATTCTACAG GATATGAAAATGCTCAAAACTCAACTTATGATGCAGTTGATCGTACTGCAATTCGTGCAAAACATTCTGGAAAACCTGCTTCCGTACCTAAAGAAGAAGGTGGCGCTAATCTCAAACAAACTATTCGTCAAATCAAACCACGAAAGATTACAACAAGCCTACGAAGAGTACGACCAGATGGGCATCCAATCCCTGGAGGATGATGATCATCGGATGCTGCGACACAAGAAGGAAAGCGTAATGGACGAATACAACACGTATGATGACTATCTGGAGCTGTATATTCAGTTCGGTTACGTGGTACTGTTTTCGTCCGTTGCTCCGATGACGGCATTCTGGGCCATACTGAATAACGTTATTGAGATCCGGCTGGACGCGTACAAGTTGTGTTCGTTCTTTAAACGGCCATTCGCCAGAAGAACGAAAAATATTGGAGCGTGGCAGCTGGCTTTCGAAACGCTGGCTATCATTTCGATAATGACCAACTGCGGAATTCTGTATCTGTCGCCGCAGATGAG GGAACTGGCCACCAACATGAGCGCGGAGGCGTACGCCATCACCTTCCTAGTCATCGAACATGTCCTGCTTGGCTTGACGTGGTTCATCAACAAGGCTATACCGGATACCCCCTTATGGGTGCGCGTCGCTCTAGCCAAGGCGGACTACGAATCTCGACAGGCTCTGAAGCGTGAG CGAACACAGCGATGTGCCTTTGAATGTGGCAACGACGACTGA